One Aerococcus urinaeequi DNA segment encodes these proteins:
- the rsmA gene encoding 16S rRNA (adenine(1518)-N(6)/adenine(1519)-N(6))-dimethyltransferase RsmA, with translation MNEPFKYIATPSRTGAILKKFNLDAKKSLGQNFLTEPQILQHMVDVAGVDKDTNAIEIGPGIGALTEFLAINAKEVLAFEIDQRLLPVLADTLSDYDNVTIKHQDILEADLNATMAAFPPAERTVVVANLPYYITTPIIFNLLEASFHFDQFILMMQKEVAERLTAAPGTKAYGSLSVAIQYYCDAEIAFTVPRTVFNPQPNVDSAILALNKLDKPRITVENEAFFFHLVRSSFKQRRKTIWNNLRAAFGKEEVVVEKMLKALEVAGIDQKQRAETLTIADFGHLADALYKEDLTFQD, from the coding sequence ATGAATGAACCATTTAAATATATTGCAACGCCATCAAGAACGGGTGCTATCCTAAAGAAATTCAATTTAGATGCGAAAAAGTCTTTAGGACAAAACTTCCTGACTGAACCGCAAATCCTACAACATATGGTGGACGTGGCAGGGGTGGACAAGGATACCAATGCTATTGAAATCGGACCGGGGATTGGGGCTTTAACGGAGTTTTTAGCTATCAATGCTAAGGAAGTATTGGCTTTTGAAATTGACCAACGCTTGTTGCCAGTTTTAGCAGATACCCTAAGTGACTACGACAATGTAACAATCAAGCACCAAGATATCTTGGAGGCGGACTTGAACGCGACAATGGCGGCCTTCCCACCTGCTGAGCGGACGGTTGTAGTGGCTAACTTGCCATATTATATTACAACACCGATTATCTTCAATTTACTTGAAGCTAGCTTCCACTTCGACCAATTCATCTTGATGATGCAAAAAGAGGTAGCAGAACGATTGACAGCAGCCCCAGGAACAAAGGCTTACGGGTCATTATCAGTAGCTATTCAATACTACTGTGACGCGGAAATCGCCTTTACTGTACCGCGGACTGTTTTTAACCCACAACCTAACGTAGATTCGGCTATCTTGGCCTTAAACAAACTGGATAAACCAAGAATTACTGTTGAAAATGAAGCATTTTTCTTCCACTTAGTACGGTCAAGCTTCAAACAACGCCGTAAGACCATCTGGAATAACTTACGTGCTGCCTTTGGAAAAGAGGAAGTCGTGGTTGAAAAAATGTTAAAAGCCCTTGAAGTTGCAGGTATTGACCAAAAGCAACGAGCGGAAACTTTAACGATTGCAGATTTTGGACACTTGGCAGACGCCCTGTACAAAGAAGATTTGACCTTCCAAGATTAA
- the rnmV gene encoding ribonuclease M5 — protein MRDMTAEDKQGEMAKAENPSAKQKKQIKQVIVVEGKSDTQRLNRLYQVTTIETNGSAVDERTLLEIKKAHELHGVIVFTDPDISGTKIRQAVVDAVPGVQHAFIERDEAKPSHKGSLGVEHASDSAIEKALVNVYQLADPAGNAVEPIAQKDLIALRLIGTPDAKDRREYLSSQLHLGYVNGKQLAKRLALFQISLDQVAAVLENYQKK, from the coding sequence CTGCAAAACAAAAGAAACAGATTAAACAGGTGATTGTAGTTGAGGGCAAGTCAGATACCCAACGGTTGAACCGGCTCTACCAAGTCACAACTATTGAAACTAACGGGTCAGCAGTTGATGAACGTACCTTGCTTGAAATCAAGAAAGCTCATGAACTCCATGGGGTGATTGTCTTTACAGATCCAGATATCTCAGGCACTAAGATTCGTCAAGCGGTTGTGGATGCTGTACCTGGTGTTCAACATGCCTTTATTGAACGAGATGAAGCGAAACCAAGTCACAAGGGGAGTTTAGGGGTTGAGCATGCCTCTGATTCAGCGATTGAAAAAGCGTTGGTCAATGTTTACCAGTTGGCTGATCCAGCAGGAAACGCGGTTGAACCTATCGCACAAAAAGACTTGATTGCCTTGAGGTTGATTGGGACGCCGGATGCCAAAGACAGAAGAGAATACTTATCAAGCCAGCTACACTTGGGTTATGTCAACGGCAAACAGCTTGCGAAACGGTTAGCCCTTTTCCAGATATCATTAGACCAAGTGGCAGCAGTGCTTGAAAATTACCAAAAGAAATAG
- the ispE gene encoding 4-(cytidine 5'-diphospho)-2-C-methyl-D-erythritol kinase, producing the protein MIEGEVAPAKINLAQDILFRRSDNYHEVAMVMASIDLSDYLTFELIPEDKIIVETSRAFLPEDNRNHAYQAAQLMKKVGNIKTGVHISIEKRIPVAAGLGGGSTDAAAVFRKLNTLWDINLPLKDLQALANQVGSDVAYSIAGGTALVEGRGEKIRQIQPAPKCWIILAKPAISVSTRKIFNQLDVERLNYEPNAPKVLAALESGSYEDLMAAIGNSLEPVTFSQHPKLARLKQQMLDFGADGVTMSGSGPTIIGFTQVYSRGQRIYNALRGFCQEVYMVRVMPEINEAFKDK; encoded by the coding sequence ATGATCGAGGGAGAAGTAGCACCGGCAAAGATCAACCTTGCTCAAGATATATTATTTCGTCGCTCAGACAATTATCATGAAGTGGCCATGGTGATGGCGTCAATCGATTTGTCAGATTACCTAACTTTTGAGCTGATTCCAGAAGACAAGATTATCGTGGAGACAAGTCGAGCCTTTTTGCCAGAAGATAACCGCAACCATGCCTATCAAGCGGCCCAACTCATGAAAAAAGTGGGCAATATCAAGACGGGCGTGCACATCTCAATTGAAAAGCGGATCCCTGTCGCAGCGGGGTTAGGCGGTGGGTCAACGGATGCAGCAGCAGTTTTTCGTAAACTCAACACCCTATGGGATATTAACTTACCCTTGAAAGACTTGCAGGCGTTGGCTAACCAGGTTGGATCAGATGTGGCTTATTCGATTGCGGGCGGCACGGCTTTGGTAGAAGGGCGAGGGGAAAAAATCCGCCAAATTCAACCAGCACCCAAATGTTGGATTATTCTTGCTAAACCAGCTATCTCAGTTTCAACGCGGAAAATTTTCAACCAACTAGATGTTGAACGGTTAAACTACGAACCCAATGCGCCGAAAGTACTGGCAGCCTTAGAGTCAGGGTCTTATGAAGACCTGATGGCAGCGATTGGCAATTCCTTGGAACCAGTAACCTTTAGCCAGCATCCTAAATTAGCCAGGCTGAAACAACAAATGCTCGATTTTGGTGCTGATGGGGTTACGATGTCTGGGTCAGGGCCAACAATCATCGGCTTTACCCAGGTTTACAGCCGTGGCCAACGGATTTATAATGCCTTACGCGGCTTTTGCCAGGAAGTTTATATGGTCCGGGTCATGCCTGAAATAAACGAAGCGTTCAAAGATAAATAA
- a CDS encoding Veg family protein — protein MPNNIATIKAELEGKIGERVHLTQQIGRKRVMKRQGVLSDTFPAVFVVELDQEENKFERICYSYSDVLTESVEIEFE, from the coding sequence ATGCCAAATAATATTGCAACTATCAAAGCGGAACTTGAAGGAAAAATCGGTGAACGCGTCCATCTAACACAACAGATTGGTCGTAAACGCGTGATGAAACGCCAAGGGGTGCTAAGTGACACTTTCCCTGCTGTTTTCGTGGTTGAACTAGACCAAGAAGAAAACAAATTTGAACGCATCTGCTATAGCTATTCCGATGTGTTAACTGAATCAGTCGAAATTGAATTCGAATAA